The DNA window CTGTTATGGtgatttgatgatttaattgtTGCTTAGAATGAGTTACATACCCAGTTATCAACTTACTATGCTTGTTTTGGTCTGTGTCTAAATTACAGTGCTTGGGGATACTGGGACGAACACCTTTAACCAAAAATTGTACTTCACATTTACATTTAGGTAATCACTCACAATTTTTTACCCATGTCAAATGGATTTTGATgcagattttttgttttcactaCTTGTGTTGGTGATGCTGTTGTGTTGAGTTCCCATGGCTTAGTCTTTGCATTATGTGGAGACTAGCAGGAACCTTCTCTCTATCCCATCCCGTGGGCATGATCTTTGTTGATTGATGTTTCTCTGTTGCTTCATACCTGTATCAAAGCACAAGAGCAAACCTGAAAACTTAGGAAGTCAAGGTCAAGTTAATGATGATGTTATCTGTTATTGTAGGACATGGAACCGAGATCATGCTCCGACTTGAAATCTGGGAACAAGTTGATCCCTGCTATAGATTACTTTTATGTATTCATTTCCTTGCTTTATGGCTAAACGTAAATCTCAAATATATCTGCTTTGCATCTTGTTTACCGGCTTCCTTTTAAGCAGCTGCTGCGGATACAGAGAGGTTGCAATTGCTCTCTTGAGATTTGCTTCTAGCCAGACCCTgaatatttacaatttttttcagcTATCAGAGGACGTAAAATCAACATCCTGCATAGTAAACAGTAACAGCTTCCTCTTTTTTTAACAGCCCCCTTCTTGATGATTTACGTGCCTTGATTCCTTGGCGTTGGATAAGCTAGAATCTACAATtgattatcattgttttttattgtggtTAAGAGGCAGAATGTTGCtggctttgaattttgaaattatcACACAAAGCTTCTTTATCATTTTGAGGTCCGAAATCTTGCTGTCAAGAATAACAATGTGTGTATGCTTCTTGTCATGAACCGAACAAGAGGGATTAAAAGGGGGAAAGGCAAAAGGAGTATATGCCAATTGCACATCCTCAGCATTAACCTAATTTATTCCATGTAAAATGGTGGCCATTTGGCCATTCTAGCCCAACACAACCAGATGTTTCTAAGGTCACACCCAACCTGGCTTTGGCTTCGGCTAGTAGCACGAGTACTCATTGAGCTGTTTTAAATTGAATCCTTGGATTCAGGCATTAGTCCAGAATCCCCAAATctgctattaataaaataaacaatctatATTCGTCTACAACTTGTGTATAATTTCTACTATGTCTACTCTCCTTGCaagaaaagttgaaaaagagagaaagcagaGTGGTTTTAGCAAATTCATCCGCTGTGCATTCACGATGGTGCAAAACACACTGGTGTTTCCGATCACCTTGACCAATATCACTGTTGCAAGAGATGACATTTCGCCGCTGAAGCAAAGATGTTTACGGAGGATGAGCTATTCGACCATATGAGAGAACCATCACAAAATCTTTAGCTGAACTGCCCACAGTTGTCCGTATTCTTTCAGATGCTGAAGCTGTCTGCAACCACCAGTCAACCAAGGTATGCAGCTGCAACGTTGAAACCACTGGCTGACCACGCATTGAGATCTCCACCTGTGGAAACTTGAGCATTACTCGTGGTGTTTTAAAACTTCCTAAATTCCTTAGGCAGTAGTCTTCAGATAATTTAGGAGTACACTTCACcggcatttattttttacaaggaTGGATGGTAGGTGGTAAACAGTTCCATCATAGCAAAAACTGTTGCAGGTCTTGTTAAAGgacaacattaaaaacaaagagagtAGCAAGCCTTTTTCCTGTCATACATTATGGAAGATGAAACATAGGAACCACAGAAAGTATTTTGGACATTCAAGTTCGAAGGAAAGAAATCTaagaatgaagaaaaggaaatgctGTCCACTTCCATTTACAATAGGAAAAGAAGAGGgattgaaagaaataaattattttagttttatatgcaCAAATTGATTAACATGATAAACGAACAGAGATGAAGTTACCTCAGCTTCCCTAACAAGACCCAGCTTCTGGGCAAGATACTTCTTTATGTATGAAACAGGCAAACTACCATCCCTACAATAAAATTGCAACAACTGATCAACAAAATAGTTGTTggtatatttgttaaaaaaaagaaaaaaagaaaagggttcTTGGTATAAAGCAAACTTCAAGTGAGAAcacaatataaacaaaaacaaccacGGGAAGGGAAAAGATAGAGACTAAATTATGCTCTATATATTAACATTCACAGATGACCTAAAATCAGGCAGCTGAGTTCGATTTTTGCAATGGAACAGAACAGAAGCAGAATTTTTGGAGCAAATCTACTACTTTAAAGTCACAGATGCTTCAGAATAATCATTATTAAGATTCTAAATGAAATTCTGGcctagaaaaagaaattcaacatCAGGCATGATGTGCAGAGTTCATGTAATCAATTAAAATACTTCATGATTATATGATGATTGGCTTCATTTTCTCAGGACAGCaccaatatgttttttatgctaTGTGCCCCTATTTTGATTGTGACAGCCAGCGTGCAATCACAAACTTAAACATAACTCAGCAAGCAAAACCTCACAGACAAAATTGTAGTTGCAACTGCCCATTGAAGCAATGAAGGGAAACTCCCTATTTTCTGAGGCTTCTagcattcaaaattttaaaaacatggtttcAGGTGTTGCTGATATTTGAAAAGCGTGTTTGCTCCTGGACTTTCAACATCATTTTCTCAATCTATTTTCTTCACAGAATTTCATAGTTATGTAGAGTGAAAGAAATTGGGGAATAGCTACGAAAGAGCACAGGAGTCATAAATATAGTTTACTTCTAGGCTGtgattagttttgttttgctggaGTGTACCTGGAAGTACATATTCATTGAAACCATAAATTGTAAATGGAAATGGACATCATGCTATCATGATGAAACAAAAGGATATCAAGCTTACAACACAACGGGAAATTATATGTaaccaaaacaaatagaagGGAAATCAAACGGGAAATTCAAAGTaaccaaaacaaatagaagGGAAATCAAAGTGCGCATAGAAAACATCAGATAAGATACAGTGTCATTGTCGCTAAGAAAATATATCTACATAACTTAGCATAGATGCAATTACGATTTCACATAAATGAAAACCAcggaaatttatttttcaaaactgaAGAAAGGTGGCGATAAAACACATGGTTTAACCAGAGCCTATGTCAAAACTCAAGAGCAAAATGGACACTGACAAGCAAACCAACATTATGAATATAAACCAGGTAGTGGGGTTAATGAAACTCACTTAACCCTCAAGTAGCACGAAGATATCTGTGGCAAGGGCGCACTTCCACCCCTGAAATTATGCCAAAAAGAAACAATAGTTAACAACATGACATGGCGTGCTTGACCAATCATCAATGAATCTTTAGTAATggtaaagaaacaaaatctcACTGCTCATGATCAGAAGCAACTAATGAGAACCATATTGGACTAAATCTTGTATCACATTTACTGTTTGCATCGACAACAGTCTGTGCTGGAATATTCAACCCCTCAGAGGGAGCTGCTCTTTTTTGTTGCTTGCCTTGCAGCCGTCTAGGTTTCATGGAAACTGAAGGCGATGCAGTCGAGTTAGATTCTTCACCAGTAACTTTCGATTTATCACCGTGCTCCTTGACACTGGTTTTGAGTGATTGAGCTTTCTCCTGGGCATCAAGCTTCTTTATTTGGACAAGAATTTCCTGTAGTTCTGACTTATTAGACTTTGTTTTGCTTGAAGCCTCAACCGAGCAATTTAAGGGTTTCCAAAAATCAGCTTTCCCTTTACATGGTTTAACACCATCCTCTGAAACTTTATTAGGCTTGTGTTGTTTGGGTGACTCAGCAGTAGAAGAATTCTACAccatgaaaataattacacagGAAATTACTACGCATCAAAGGAAAGGCACATCATTTTCAAAGGACCCAAAACAAAAAGGTGAGAAAAGTTTTAGCAAGAAAACTTGAAGTTTAACCACTTCTACCTGCCTTTTAGTTTGTGCAATTTTGCTTAAAGTCTCGGGTGAGCTTAAACTCTCATAGTAATCGTCCACTTTCTTAACCAGCTCCTTAATGAGAACAGGAGATTCTCGTTTTCTGGCAATAGGTCTTGATCTTTTTCCTGTCAGAAAAGACTTGACGGATATCTTAGGTGTGCTGACTACCAATGAAGAGAGAGATCTCTCCTTTCTTCTACCTATCAATGGAACTGAGTGATCAGCTTCTTGGACTGGCATGGCTTCTGAGACTGCTGGCGCAGTTTCTGGGACCGAGGACACTGTTTCAGGTTCCTTGGTCTTCTTTATATTGGAAAGGAAGATTTTGGCCCTTAAATCTTGCCAGCTGTGGTCTGCCCTGTTTAttaacataaggaaagaaagttAAAACAGACCAAGACTATGCTGCTGTAGTGAAATCCATGACCATTTCTCAATTTTGGTTGTCTTCCAATTTGAAAATGGACTTCCAATTGTTCTGTGCCATATAAACAGGTTGAGGCACCGGTTCAATCATGATATTTCAAGATTCTATATCAGAGAATCCTAATAAATAAACTATGCATCCCACATGAGTGGCAGGACAGGGATGCTGCCCAGGAACATGCAGCATGATAATTGATTTCCTAGTGTTACATTGCATGTCTACAGTTTGCAGCATATACTTACTGTCTGGTGTAAACGTCTAATAAATTGACTTGGAAATTTGATATCTTCCTTCCAAGTGCATTAATTAATAGTGTCAAGGATTGGTTCTGCAGTTGGAAAAGACAGAGAATGTCTAGAAAATCATTTCAGTGTTTATATAGCGTCCTCCTTAGTCAATCATTCTGACACCCTAAGATAATTTCACTTGCAGTGCATGGAGACTACTCAAACAGCATTCGAATACGTCCTACATGTGTGTAATACGATAGTCCAACTATATCAGAAACAGCCATGTATTTTTTTGCCACGGCATGCACTTAAGATGCTTTATTAAAAATTGCTGTGGCATAAACTTGGAAATATAAGAGAAAGAGATGATCAAATACCTGAGCTTCTCAAGCGGAGAACAACCTAATTCAGTATCACAAACTGGACAACTGTCCAACTCCTCATCAGTTATCTTCTTGTATATGCATTTTCTGCAAActgtttcaaaaattaaaatgaagaagCAGGCATCAGATATATGCTCGATGAGAGAATATGTATATAACAATTAGGCAAGAcacacttaaaacataatgattAAATGATAGAACACTAAGAAACTATTtctcaaggaaaaataaaaatgcaaaaccTTTATTCATCATCCCCCAAACACATTAGTGTTCTCACTTGACACGGCATGAACTTATCAAGGACCTGACAATTTTGATGGAACTTGAAGAGCACAGGGACCATGCAAAAGCTTCGAACAACCCcaagttaaaattttactaTTTCAGCAAACAAATTTACTGTAAGCTCACATCATACGTTGCTCAAACACAAGAGAAAAGGCTATATTtaccaatcaaatttcaatcttttcctTAATTTCAAAATGAAACTCCCAATCCATTGAACAAAGAAAGACcaggaaaacaaaatgaagaaaaaacaagatcaTAAAACCGCATTTCACTCCTCTCCATATCACAAAAATAaccaattaaaacaataaaccaAGCTCAACTCCAAACAATAAAAGATGATACACAGATTACGTGAACTAACAATTAAGCGCCcacaacaagaaacaaaacaaaacaaagaaaccacATCGAATAACacaaaatagaagaagatgagcACACACAGAagtgagtgagagagagagactcacAAGTATGGAGGCACTCAGAGATAGTAGTGGCGTCTCTGAAGAGCTTTTTGCAAAGAGGACAAGTCATGCATGCCGCTATTTCCTCTCTTTGAACCTTCACCACCTGGCCTAACATCATCTTCGCTAACACCACCACCTGCCTTTGGGTTCTCACTAAGCCACTAACGCTCTCCCTTGTTTCACGTACCCCACACGGTGCATGTAATCAAGACCCCACAAATCACgagttatttattcttttccaagaaaaaaccaCGACAATCACAAGCAAGAATCGGCGAAGAAAGGGTGGTGGTTGGGCGCCTGGGTTGGTGATTAACGATTCTAGACAAATTCTTTTGGCAGCGGCTTTGTGCTTGGTGGGCGAGAAAAAGGAATTTAGGAGAgcgatattttaataaaaacaaaaaaaatggagagagTGAAATCTTGGAGTATTAGAAGAGAGGGCTGGTCTTGTTCGATTTGGACAATGGTAATGGCCTTGATATGATTTGTTCGAGGCTCTCAATGTTTTCGAATATAATCGCACAGCCTCCTCTCCTACATGACAAAACTAACACAATCTCTAAGCATTGCTGTTGATTTatacttttgaaaaatattttaatatatttatatatataaaaaaaaaaacactttaatttaCTATGTTAACCAtgcctgtttttatttttattttttccctagaGGAAGCGACTAAACTTTTTTGGACAAACCTCGAACAAGTCCTTCATTATGTAGGAAATTTAGATTGAGTTTCCAAACATTCTTtatcctaattaattaaatcttttaaaatcccTAATTGAGTTACTTACCTTTTCCAGGCTTGGAGCAGTTATGTCTCGATTTGCTAATGGATTCTGTTTAAATAATAAACTTAATTTCCAAAATAGACGGTCATTAATGGGCAATTGTAATGCTGAaacctttcatttatttttggatatttaaataatttactaATTAATGATGGATACTGGAATTATTTAAGTTCCTCCTCGACTATTAATCTCTGGTTATTTGTAAACAAACAAGTTTATTTCTTACAATATTGATATTTGTACAATGATCTTGTCAAAACACTTTGATGAccgcaaaaaataataactagttAGAGAGAATTGCTTAGACTCTATAGTTTAGATTAAGGAGCTATGATCGAGAATCAGTgcaattacttttttttgttctttaaaaaaaatcattggcctTAGTTTCATGGgtgtattaattttttcattgagtgaaaattgagttatttttttatttttttttaagtgtagtGTAATAACTTAATTGCTCTTacaattaaaatcttttaaacatAGCATCTAGAAgcattttttgtctttttattttttaagcataataaaattacttaagcgtaaaagtaatttttaaaaattacatccatgcttttttatttgttcattatagttttcttttttgtattatcAAGCGGaagtgatttgattttttaataaatattaaatattattaaaataaaaaaaataaatagcatgtAGGAGGTGCTCATTGCCTTTTAATGGCGCATGTGGTGCCTCTCAATGGTATAAAATTATCTTATGTTAATTGTTATTCTTTATagatatttcaatttcaatctttatttttttttttatttttaattgatgtttttgactcttttataaaaaaattatttatttttaatttcatcattcaattctaatttgtgatttttttttcaatttatttcttattctttcagggttttattaaattaatttttttttaattttatttttcaataaaaaaaatttatagttatcatctaatttataataaaaacaaaattgtttatCTCTCTCCCCtttaaatgaaacaaatctTCCTTGTGTTATTTTCatggttattgtttttttttttaagaaaaaaattgatagcaTGACTAGATAGTGTGATATgtaatttaaaatgattaataacatttatttaataatttctccTTGTAAATATAGATCCTACGTTATCAAGTAATTTAATTACTAATAATTATTCCAGAGttgcacaagaaaaaaaaagaaacgtgatagagaaaataaatatatatatatatttttgagctTAAATAggaaatattcttatttttcgAGGGCTCgggtatgatttttttatatcatttatttcCTCTTGTATTTGAAGTTGTCTCATACAATAGtactctaaaaatattttttaaaaaaattaatttttttttaatttcaaattaattttttttatgtttttaaatcattttgatgtgctaatatcaaaaataattttttaaaaaaaaaaaatattattttaatatatttctagatGTTTGGGAAACGCGGTACAAACCGTGTTCccaaaaaagtcaaaaaaataattttttttgcatattttagatcgttttattacgttaatcttaaaaataattttttaaaaataaaaaaatattattttaatatattttaatataaaaaatattttaaaaaacaaccatagcatactttcaaataaaataactaatatgggCTTTAACCTTTACCTCTAATTAATGTGGTAAATATGATTTTGAGTGATGACCGAGTGATGagattaacttttaaaaaataataagtataaGCAGgagaagaataaaatatatgatttataaaaaataataaaaacatttccgTATAGTATTTCTTTCCCTATGTAATATGATTTAAACAAGAACACAAAACCTCACTCTCAAATTCAAACTATTTATCTACCTATTGTTTAATGAATGTAAATGTTTggaatagttattaaacttgttttGAAGAGTTAAGCTGGTGAAGGTGTAAGTTatgacttaaaaaatattttttttatagaaaagaagtttaaataacattttcaataatttattttttaaatcaatggaTTTTAATTGGGAAGATTGGATTGTAGGTCAATCTGAATTTTTTAATCGGGGTgacattaagttaatttttgtaTCCTTCCCTTCTGTTTGTTCCTTTTGACCtttcatgaaaattgaaaaaaaagcaatataaataatctaataaaGAATATGATggcaaaataaacaaacattatgagacaataaaaaatagaaaatagacaAACACATTGGGACGGGAAATTACTAAATTCAACATAATCAACAACAGTCGagagattaattaattacttttttaaattcatcatcatcatcatacaGCTGATTCATCAATAGTCATTAAAGCAGAGATAATATTATAA is part of the Populus alba chromosome 10, ASM523922v2, whole genome shotgun sequence genome and encodes:
- the LOC118061529 gene encoding E3 ubiquitin protein ligase DRIP2, producing the protein MMLGQVVKVQREEIAACMTCPLCKKLFRDATTISECLHTFCRKCIYKKITDEELDSCPVCDTELGCSPLEKLRADHSWQDLRAKIFLSNIKKTKEPETVSSVPETAPAVSEAMPVQEADHSVPLIGRRKERSLSSLVVSTPKISVKSFLTGKRSRPIARKRESPVLIKELVKKVDDYYESLSSPETLSKIAQTKRQNSSTAESPKQHKPNKVSEDGVKPCKGKADFWKPLNCSVEASSKTKSNKSELQEILVQIKKLDAQEKAQSLKTSVKEHGDKSKVTGEESNSTASPSVSMKPRRLQGKQQKRAAPSEGLNIPAQTVVDANSKCDTRFSPIWFSLVASDHEQGGSAPLPQISSCYLRVKDGSLPVSYIKKYLAQKLGLVREAEVEISMRGQPVVSTLQLHTLVDWWLQTASASERIRTTVGSSAKDFVMVLSYGRIAHPP